Proteins encoded within one genomic window of Ranitomeya variabilis isolate aRanVar5 chromosome 4, aRanVar5.hap1, whole genome shotgun sequence:
- the LOC143769066 gene encoding uncharacterized protein LOC143769066, producing MADRRHADTGVTRRLWDEVCRNLFPRRESLHPQQLSKLVGKIRKRWRSLRDRFKREFNDEMKAPSGSAGRKRSKYKYGQALSFLRRTMLSRVTFSSHRAPASSSAPSGAIPPESATEGHVGRPHTSVPSSDPSVPSTSSAPSSGALLQASLLASDAEQLAFPLPHPSDPATSTPPLGSWRQRQRGQERSYAPEFLHLNASFQGSFKILGEQVTAGFNMVQSRISETSRETSSRLDRLHSAVSPDPANLFFQSMLMSMEKLSFEQQMRVMNTCHNAALQAINESTHTPPHTSTPIPPQAPFPHHTPHYQTQPQYPHQHHYQTQLQSPHQHHYQTPRQSHYPTQSQYPTQSPQQSRPPDQITSPMFSLLNFSLPPTPTPPPSGQPLGLTPPLPLHPKQVGFPHLSTWSNLPAPPPLISPPNTLKICKVLLM from the exons atggctgaccgcaggcatgctgataccggtgtcacccgtcggctctgggacgaagtgtgtcgcaacctgtttccaaggcgggagagccttcatcctcagcagctgagcaaactag ttggaaagattaggaagcggtggcggtcactgagggatcgctttaagagggaattcaacgatgagatgaaggccccgagtggctctgcaggaaggaagaggagcaaatataaatatggccaggccctctccttcctgaggcgaaccatgctaagcagagt caccttctccagccaccgggcgcctgcatcttcctctgcgccctctggagcgatccctcctgagtccgccactgagggccacgtcggtaggccccacacctctgtcccctcctctgacccctctgtcccctccacttcatccgccccaagcagtggagcattattgcaggcttcattgctcgcatctgatgctgaacagttagcgttccctttaccccacccctctgatcctgccacctcgacaccaccattaggttcgtggcggcagcgacagaggggtcaggaaaggagctatgctcctgagttcttacacctgaatgcatccttccaaggctctttcaaaattttgggagagcaagtgactgctggtttcaacatggtgcagtcacgcatcagtgaaacaagccgtgaaaccagcagtcgcttggataggctgcattcagctgtaagtcccgatccggccaatctttttttccaatccatgctcatgagcatggagaagctttcttttgagcaacagatgcgggtaatgaatacctgccataatgctgcactgcaggccattaatgaatcgacccacacacctccccacacctccactccaattccaccccaggccccatttccacaccataccccccattaccaaacccagccccaatacccacaccagcaccattaccaaacccagctccaatccccacaccagcaccattaccaaaccccacgccagtcccactaccctacccagtcacaatacccgacccagtccccacaacaatcccggcccccagaccaaattacttccccaatgttttccttactcaacttttctcttccccctaccccaacaccacccccctctggtcagcctcttggtttaacccccccccttccactgcaccccaaacaagtagggtttccccacctatcgacgtggtccaaccttcctgcccctcctcctctcatatctccacccaacactttgaaaatttgtaaagtgttattaatgtaa